A single window of Candidatus Hydrogenedentota bacterium DNA harbors:
- the nagB gene encoding glucosamine-6-phosphate deaminase translates to MEVLILDTPDAAAALTARVIAKALRDNPHLTLGLATGRTMERVYRILVRLHREERLDFSLACTFNLDEYIGIPPDSPNSYYRYMHEHLFDHINIPPRHVHLPNGMAADCASECRQYESAVRNHGGIDLQLLGIGRSGHIGFNEPLSALYSRTREKALSPETVAQNSRLFVGSEQMPRRAITMGVGTILESRRCLLLATGAEKAGIIAKAVEGPITSMISATALQLHAHCTVIVDEAAAAQLQHADYYRWIYENEPDWDEFRS, encoded by the coding sequence ATGGAAGTGCTGATTCTGGACACGCCGGATGCCGCAGCGGCATTGACGGCGCGGGTTATAGCCAAGGCCTTGCGGGACAATCCCCACCTGACTCTCGGCTTGGCAACGGGCCGGACGATGGAGCGGGTTTACCGGATTCTGGTGCGCCTGCACCGGGAGGAGAGGCTCGATTTTTCGCTCGCCTGCACATTTAATCTGGACGAGTATATCGGCATCCCGCCTGACAGCCCGAACTCGTATTACCGCTACATGCATGAGCACCTTTTTGACCACATCAACATCCCGCCGCGGCATGTACACCTGCCGAACGGCATGGCCGCCGACTGCGCCAGCGAATGCCGCCAGTACGAATCGGCGGTCCGGAACCACGGCGGCATCGACCTGCAACTTCTGGGCATCGGCCGGTCGGGCCACATCGGGTTCAACGAGCCGTTGTCGGCGTTGTATTCGCGCACGCGCGAGAAGGCACTTTCCCCGGAGACCGTTGCTCAGAACAGCCGCCTGTTCGTGGGGAGCGAACAAATGCCGCGCCGCGCGATTACGATGGGCGTCGGTACGATTCTTGAATCGCGGCGCTGCCTGCTGCTCGCTACCGGCGCCGAGAAAGCCGGGATTATCGCCAAGGCGGTCGAAGGGCCGATCACCAGTATGATCTCCGCCACGGCGCTGCAGTTGCACGCGCACTGTACCGTTATTGTAGACGAGGCGGCCGCGGCGCAATTGCAGCACGCGGACTATTACCGCTGGATCTACGAAAACGAACCCGACTGGGACGAGTTCCGGTCCTGA